The following proteins are co-located in the Dyadobacter chenwenxiniae genome:
- a CDS encoding hybrid sensor histidine kinase/response regulator: protein MAPLSILLVEDDEIDAMNLLRAIKKSQVEIGEVKICKYAEDALLTLDSWVPGCVFLDYQLPKTSGLELLKKIKEMVPQLPVIVLTSQGDERIAVEMMKAGATDYYPKSEINAEKLTKAFHTLGQMLEVEKGREDARQELAEKEEFINKIALLSPNIIYVIDIEKWTNIFHNKQIWKILGYSEDDIVTDSKNELKKIINNQDQLTFRRHYHYMRHYVKDEDVIEKEFRLKHKDDSEVWIITREVPFKRNEQGTVQEVLGTAIDITSRKQAEQELIQAKRDAEEATRIKSDFLSTMSHEIRTPMNGIIGFTDILLNSDFKGQDKEYLKMIKNSADNLLVILNDILDFSKIEAGKFGLESFQFDLKEKLDVLIRTFEVRAREKSINLLFECADDVPQILLGDAYRLNQILINLVGNAIKFTENGFVKIAVQLEKDHGTNVDLKIDVSDSGIGISEDKLNDIFESFSQAHHNNATKYFGGTGLGLSITRKITELMNGTISAKSKLGEGATFSVVLNFGKGGMSLEEEAQAPENLSLKGFRILAADDVPANQMILKHLLNRWEAAFTICGNGGEVLTSLHEDGDYDLILMDIQMPVMDGITAMKIIRSQFPKYAHIPVIAFTADTFAENAPELESCHFNDFVTKPFKADELIRVISRHLALNVTARPVAVS from the coding sequence ATGGCACCTTTAAGTATCCTTCTGGTTGAAGACGACGAGATTGACGCGATGAATCTTTTGCGCGCGATCAAAAAGTCTCAGGTTGAGATCGGAGAGGTCAAAATCTGCAAATATGCCGAGGACGCGCTGCTGACCCTGGATTCCTGGGTGCCTGGCTGCGTGTTCCTGGATTACCAGTTACCAAAAACGAGTGGTCTTGAATTACTGAAAAAGATCAAGGAAATGGTGCCGCAGCTGCCCGTCATCGTACTCACATCCCAAGGCGACGAGCGGATTGCCGTGGAAATGATGAAGGCGGGCGCAACCGATTATTATCCTAAATCAGAGATCAATGCAGAGAAGTTAACGAAAGCTTTTCACACCCTCGGGCAAATGCTTGAAGTGGAAAAAGGCAGGGAGGATGCGAGACAGGAATTAGCTGAAAAAGAAGAATTTATAAACAAAATCGCCCTCCTGTCACCGAACATAATCTATGTGATCGACATTGAGAAATGGACCAATATTTTTCATAACAAGCAAATCTGGAAAATACTCGGCTACTCCGAAGATGACATTGTTACCGACTCTAAAAACGAGTTGAAAAAGATCATTAACAACCAGGACCAGCTTACTTTCCGGCGACATTATCATTATATGCGGCATTATGTAAAGGACGAGGATGTGATTGAAAAGGAATTCAGGCTGAAACATAAGGACGACTCGGAAGTCTGGATCATCACGCGGGAAGTGCCGTTTAAGCGTAATGAGCAAGGAACGGTGCAAGAAGTGCTCGGCACGGCCATAGACATTACGAGCCGGAAACAAGCGGAACAGGAACTTATACAAGCCAAACGCGACGCCGAAGAAGCAACGCGTATCAAGTCGGATTTCCTTTCAACGATGAGCCACGAGATTCGCACGCCCATGAATGGAATCATTGGATTTACGGATATTTTGCTAAACAGCGATTTCAAAGGACAGGATAAGGAATATTTGAAAATGATCAAAAATTCCGCTGATAACCTGCTCGTTATTTTAAATGACATTCTTGATTTTTCTAAAATCGAAGCAGGCAAATTTGGGTTGGAAAGCTTCCAGTTTGACCTGAAAGAAAAGCTCGATGTACTGATCAGAACATTTGAAGTGAGGGCACGCGAAAAATCAATCAATCTGCTCTTTGAATGCGCAGATGACGTTCCGCAGATCTTACTGGGTGATGCATATCGTTTGAACCAGATTCTGATCAATCTGGTTGGCAATGCCATTAAGTTTACAGAGAATGGCTTTGTCAAGATCGCCGTTCAGCTCGAAAAAGATCACGGCACGAATGTAGACCTGAAAATCGATGTTTCCGACTCAGGAATAGGCATTTCCGAAGACAAACTAAACGACATTTTCGAAAGTTTTTCACAGGCACATCACAACAATGCCACAAAATATTTCGGAGGAACGGGCCTTGGCCTGAGCATTACCCGGAAAATTACCGAGTTGATGAATGGTACCATTTCCGCCAAAAGCAAACTGGGCGAAGGTGCCACTTTCAGTGTTGTGCTCAACTTTGGAAAAGGAGGAATGTCGTTAGAAGAAGAAGCGCAGGCGCCGGAGAATCTTTCGCTCAAAGGTTTCAGGATATTGGCCGCAGATGATGTCCCTGCTAACCAAATGATACTCAAACATTTATTAAATAGATGGGAAGCAGCGTTTACAATCTGTGGAAACGGGGGAGAAGTGCTGACCAGCTTGCACGAAGACGGTGATTATGACCTTATTTTGATGGACATTCAAATGCCCGTTATGGATGGCATCACGGCAATGAAGATCATCCGCAGCCAGTTTCCAAAATATGCACACATCCCTGTAATTGCCTTTACCGCCGACACTTTCGCCGAAAATGCCCCCGAACTTGAGTCATGCCATTTCAATGATTTCGTCACAAAACCATTTAAAGCAGACGAACTGATCCGCGTCATTTCGCGGCATCTCGCGCTGAATGTGACTGCCCGTCCCGTGGCGGTCAGCTGA
- a CDS encoding response regulator, with product MSLLNPVPMTILLVEDDEVDVMNVKRAFKKNNISNPLVVASNGIEALEVLRSVSPERPRPRIVLLDLNMPRMGGIEFLKEIRQDPELSSLSVFVMTTSNEDSDKIEAFNLNVAGYILKPLSMDRFISAVSTLNSYWTLCEYPG from the coding sequence ATGTCCCTCTTAAACCCAGTCCCCATGACCATATTATTGGTTGAAGACGATGAAGTAGATGTGATGAATGTAAAGCGCGCATTTAAGAAAAACAACATTTCCAACCCGCTTGTTGTTGCATCAAATGGCATTGAAGCACTAGAAGTGCTGCGTTCTGTTTCGCCTGAGAGGCCGCGACCAAGAATTGTGCTGTTGGATCTTAACATGCCCAGGATGGGTGGAATTGAGTTTCTGAAAGAGATTCGCCAGGATCCTGAATTGAGTTCATTATCGGTTTTTGTCATGACAACTTCGAATGAAGACAGCGATAAAATCGAGGCATTTAACCTGAATGTGGCTGGCTACATTCTGAAACCATTGTCAATGGACCGCTTCATTTCCGCCGTTTCCACGCTCAATAGTTACTGGACGCTCTGCGAATATCCCGGATAA
- a CDS encoding sensor histidine kinase: MPELTDVNYHRLLKRQIRKSLPPELAEHPDLQDFLLSVNQAYIEYQDDLGRVELILEQSSGELFKANRELSRIAAEKTEEAALTNKRLEEVVSSITEVLMQLDQSGNIIYMNKAWETITGYPVNECINRNWRDFFADSEEEISEMLNSEHPTINATIKIFTSQRKEIWIGVSLTRQYHENVLAGYIGTFSDVTERVSAEKKLKSYMRDLERINAELDQFAYVVSHDLKAPLRAINNLSEWIEEDISHLLEGETLDQFKLLRGRVHRMESLINGILSYSRAGRIKTVKECFGINSLLDDMHETFSSKKPVRFVFDGNRAMELETEKITLTQILQNLISNGIKYNDKPEIEITIGWTEEESQYTFYVRDNGPGISPEFHDRIFVIFQTLQARDEIESTGVGLAIVKKILDEKGGLIRIESTMKEGTKFIFTWPKSETKESEISF; encoded by the coding sequence ATGCCTGAACTTACGGACGTCAATTATCACCGGTTGCTCAAACGTCAAATCCGGAAATCATTGCCGCCTGAACTTGCCGAACATCCTGATTTACAAGACTTTCTTTTATCTGTAAATCAAGCATATATTGAATATCAGGACGATCTGGGCCGCGTGGAGCTTATACTTGAACAAAGCTCCGGCGAGCTCTTCAAAGCCAACCGCGAACTAAGCCGCATTGCCGCCGAAAAAACCGAAGAAGCCGCATTAACCAATAAAAGGCTGGAAGAAGTGGTCAGCAGCATTACGGAGGTTTTGATGCAGCTGGATCAGAGTGGCAACATTATTTATATGAATAAAGCCTGGGAAACCATCACAGGCTACCCTGTAAATGAATGCATTAACCGCAATTGGAGGGATTTTTTTGCGGATTCCGAAGAGGAAATCAGTGAAATGCTGAATTCCGAACATCCCACGATTAATGCGACTATAAAGATTTTTACCTCACAAAGAAAAGAAATCTGGATAGGCGTTTCGCTTACAAGGCAATATCATGAAAACGTCCTTGCAGGCTACATTGGCACTTTTTCTGATGTTACCGAGCGTGTTTCCGCTGAAAAGAAACTAAAATCCTATATGCGCGACCTGGAACGCATTAATGCTGAACTGGACCAGTTTGCCTATGTTGTAAGCCACGATTTAAAAGCCCCTCTACGCGCGATCAACAACCTTTCTGAGTGGATTGAAGAGGATATCAGCCATTTGCTCGAAGGTGAGACGCTGGATCAGTTCAAATTGCTGCGCGGTCGCGTTCATCGCATGGAAAGCCTGATTAACGGCATTTTGTCCTATTCGAGAGCCGGGCGGATCAAGACCGTGAAGGAGTGCTTTGGGATCAATTCTCTTCTGGATGATATGCACGAAACGTTCAGCAGCAAAAAACCGGTCCGTTTTGTCTTCGACGGAAATAGGGCGATGGAGTTGGAAACGGAGAAAATTACATTGACCCAAATCCTCCAAAACCTGATTTCAAACGGCATCAAATACAATGATAAGCCTGAAATCGAAATTACGATTGGCTGGACGGAAGAAGAAAGCCAATACACGTTTTATGTCCGCGATAACGGGCCAGGCATCAGCCCCGAATTCCACGATCGCATTTTTGTTATTTTCCAAACATTGCAGGCACGTGACGAGATTGAGAGCACAGGTGTTGGACTGGCCATCGTTAAGAAAATTCTGGATGAGAAAGGCGGACTGATACGAATCGAATCCACGATGAAGGAAGGCACGAAATTCATTTTCACCTGGCCAAAAAGCGAAACCAAAGAATCAGAAATTTCCTTCTAA
- a CDS encoding FIST signal transduction protein produces the protein MEIKQLVYTNASSTITFPFTPQLFFVFGNRELLEKSDVIAQLATLYPDSLFSGCSTAGEISNVSVKDNTIIITGIRFNDTTVSSSKVALEDIQFSSIEAGKKLVSQLPKEGLKHVFVVSDGLKVNGTDLVKGMAEGLGSEVSLTGGLAGDGSHFARTVIIEPDGNIASETVAAIGFYGENLAIGFGSRGGWDSFGLDRRVTRSRENILFEIDGEPALDLYKSFLGDKAKELPASGLLFPLSMRDSEDRAPVVRTILGINEDEKSLTFAGDIPEGSFVRLMKANNDRLINGAEEAAQAASEGLENSPEFAILVSCVGRKLVLKQMVEEEVESVSDVLGSPVITGFYSYGELAPFNRNSLCELHNQTMTVTTFREY, from the coding sequence ATGGAAATCAAACAATTGGTTTACACCAATGCCTCCTCTACCATTACATTTCCCTTTACACCGCAATTATTTTTCGTCTTTGGAAACCGGGAACTTCTTGAAAAAAGTGACGTAATCGCCCAACTGGCAACACTTTATCCCGACTCTCTCTTTTCCGGCTGTTCTACCGCAGGTGAAATCTCGAATGTTTCGGTGAAAGATAATACGATCATCATCACCGGGATCCGTTTTAACGATACGACTGTAAGCAGTTCAAAAGTCGCGCTGGAAGACATTCAGTTCAGCAGCATTGAAGCGGGTAAAAAACTCGTTTCCCAACTCCCGAAAGAAGGACTGAAACATGTTTTTGTGGTCTCCGATGGCCTCAAAGTAAATGGCACCGACCTTGTAAAAGGCATGGCCGAGGGACTTGGCTCGGAAGTTTCACTTACCGGCGGACTTGCCGGCGACGGATCACACTTTGCCCGAACGGTTATCATTGAACCGGATGGAAATATCGCCAGTGAAACCGTAGCAGCAATCGGATTTTACGGCGAAAATCTGGCAATCGGCTTTGGGTCACGCGGTGGCTGGGATAGCTTTGGCCTGGACAGGCGTGTGACACGATCCAGGGAAAATATTTTGTTTGAGATTGACGGCGAGCCTGCGCTCGATCTGTATAAATCATTCCTTGGCGACAAGGCCAAAGAGTTGCCTGCTTCCGGGTTACTATTTCCGCTCAGCATGCGGGATAGCGAAGATCGCGCTCCTGTTGTGCGGACCATCCTGGGCATTAATGAAGATGAAAAAAGTCTCACTTTCGCAGGCGACATTCCCGAGGGCTCATTTGTTCGCCTGATGAAGGCAAATAACGACAGGCTCATAAACGGCGCCGAAGAAGCCGCCCAAGCTGCTTCGGAAGGACTTGAAAACAGTCCCGAGTTTGCCATTCTGGTAAGTTGTGTAGGCAGGAAACTGGTGCTTAAACAAATGGTTGAAGAAGAAGTTGAATCTGTGTCCGATGTGCTCGGCAGTCCAGTTATCACCGGATTTTACTCCTATGGTGAGCTGGCGCCATTCAACCGTAACTCGCTGTGTGAGCTGCACAATCAAACAATGACTGTTACAACTTTCAGAGAATACTGA
- a CDS encoding deoxyguanosinetriphosphate triphosphohydrolase gives MNWEKLLSAKRWGSEDKYNADPAEARSEFQRDYDRLIFSSPFRRLQNKTQVFPLPGSVFVHNRLTHSLEVASVGKSLGRIFYNKLKKDDPGVDDKLPLISEIGNIVSAACLAHDLGNPAFGHSGEAAISHYFTDDAGLKYRDKVTESQWADLTHFEGNANAFRILTHPYAGKGYGSFALTYSTLAAIAKYPCESIAGHNKSKIYTKKYGFFQSEQAGFQKIAVDLELDMVSNSPLVYKRHPLVYLVEAADDICYNIIDLEDAHRLKILSYGEVEKLLLRLCNDPKMPARLSEIDDEDAKISLLRAKSISTLIFQCSELFYNEQEAILSGDFNYGLVDAIPEPYRSVMKDITKISINKIYNYSSVVQIEVAGYKVMGGLLEEFVPAYLNNNSHYSRKLVDLIPKQFITSQTDDYARIQTVLDFVSGMTDLYAVELFRKIKGISFPSLS, from the coding sequence ATGAATTGGGAGAAATTACTTTCGGCAAAGCGGTGGGGCAGTGAGGACAAATACAATGCTGATCCGGCAGAGGCGCGGTCAGAATTCCAGCGTGATTACGACCGGCTGATTTTTTCCTCGCCATTCAGAAGATTGCAAAACAAAACACAGGTTTTCCCGCTTCCCGGCAGCGTTTTTGTACATAACAGGCTAACGCATAGTCTGGAAGTGGCCAGTGTGGGAAAGTCATTAGGAAGGATCTTTTATAACAAACTCAAAAAAGACGATCCCGGCGTTGACGACAAATTGCCGCTGATCAGTGAAATAGGGAACATTGTTTCGGCTGCTTGCCTGGCGCACGATCTGGGTAACCCGGCATTCGGACATTCGGGTGAGGCTGCAATCTCTCATTATTTTACCGATGATGCGGGGTTGAAATATCGCGACAAAGTCACCGAATCGCAATGGGCTGACTTGACGCATTTTGAAGGAAACGCAAATGCATTTCGCATTCTGACGCACCCTTACGCGGGCAAGGGTTACGGCAGTTTTGCGCTCACTTATTCCACGCTTGCCGCCATTGCCAAGTATCCTTGCGAATCCATTGCCGGGCATAACAAATCTAAAATTTACACCAAGAAATACGGGTTTTTCCAATCGGAGCAAGCTGGCTTTCAAAAAATTGCAGTGGACCTGGAATTGGATATGGTTTCAAATTCTCCGTTGGTTTACAAGCGGCACCCACTGGTATATCTGGTTGAGGCAGCGGATGATATTTGTTATAACATTATCGATCTGGAAGATGCACACCGGCTAAAAATATTGTCTTATGGCGAAGTTGAAAAATTACTTCTCAGGCTCTGCAATGATCCAAAAATGCCCGCCAGGCTTTCGGAGATCGATGACGAAGACGCAAAAATCAGTTTGTTAAGGGCCAAATCCATCAGCACGCTGATCTTCCAGTGCTCCGAATTATTTTACAATGAACAGGAAGCCATTCTCAGCGGCGATTTTAACTACGGTCTGGTTGACGCAATTCCTGAACCGTATCGATCTGTGATGAAGGACATCACTAAAATTTCAATCAATAAAATCTACAATTACTCGTCAGTTGTCCAGATTGAAGTGGCTGGCTATAAGGTTATGGGCGGCTTGCTTGAAGAATTTGTTCCTGCTTATCTTAACAATAATTCTCACTACTCACGGAAATTAGTGGATCTTATTCCCAAACAATTTATCACATCCCAAACAGACGATTACGCCAGAATTCAGACGGTTTTAGACTTCGTTTCCGGAATGACAGATCTATATGCGGTAGAACTTTTTAGAAAAATCAAGGGAATATCGTTCCCATCGCTGTCCTAG
- a CDS encoding DUF3500 domain-containing protein, with the protein MKKSLIMIAWVFNVLVFSSLYNFLAAEYNVAKVHIKDEKLAKEMSAAATTFLNSLSPDQLAETKLPYDDPARFDWNFTPRKRKGITFKTMSAAQRKVAMDMIRLVLSQEGYTKAEQIIDLENVLRVVETRPANDTYRDPENFAFLVFGEPGGDPWGWRMEGHHLSLHFSSIKGKITYTPSFMGSNPGNVQADVPQKGLRILKNEEDFAFELLQSLSEKQLEKAVIGSTAPNEMFTSNSRKASLEKMQGIPMAEMTAEQKVAFKKLIMSYLQRYHVTLKNQQWAELEKSGLDKIHFAWMGDQKNVIGSGHGHYYRIHGPTFLIEFDNTQNGGNHIHSVVRDLESDFGEDMLRRHYEKAH; encoded by the coding sequence ATGAAAAAGTCCTTGATAATGATCGCTTGGGTGTTCAATGTGCTCGTATTCAGCAGCCTGTATAACTTCCTGGCTGCTGAATACAATGTTGCCAAAGTGCATATAAAAGATGAAAAACTGGCCAAAGAAATGTCAGCTGCAGCCACAACGTTCCTCAACTCACTTTCACCAGACCAATTGGCAGAAACCAAGTTGCCTTACGACGATCCGGCTCGTTTCGATTGGAATTTCACACCCCGGAAACGAAAGGGCATCACCTTCAAAACGATGAGCGCCGCACAGCGAAAAGTGGCTATGGATATGATCAGGCTGGTTTTAAGCCAGGAAGGTTATACCAAAGCAGAGCAAATTATTGATCTGGAAAACGTGCTAAGGGTTGTTGAAACACGCCCCGCCAACGACACTTACCGCGATCCTGAAAACTTTGCTTTTCTGGTTTTTGGAGAGCCAGGCGGTGATCCTTGGGGCTGGCGGATGGAAGGGCATCATTTGTCGCTGCATTTTTCGTCTATTAAAGGCAAAATCACTTACACGCCCAGTTTTATGGGCAGTAATCCAGGCAATGTACAGGCGGATGTGCCTCAAAAAGGTTTGCGGATCTTGAAAAATGAAGAGGATTTCGCATTTGAATTATTACAATCATTGAGTGAAAAACAGCTGGAAAAAGCCGTCATAGGAAGCACAGCACCCAACGAGATGTTCACTTCCAATTCCAGAAAGGCATCTTTGGAAAAAATGCAGGGCATCCCCATGGCAGAAATGACCGCAGAGCAAAAGGTAGCCTTCAAAAAGCTGATCATGTCCTATTTGCAGCGTTACCACGTGACATTAAAAAATCAGCAGTGGGCTGAACTCGAAAAAAGCGGCCTGGATAAAATACATTTCGCCTGGATGGGAGACCAGAAAAACGTCATCGGATCAGGCCATGGCCATTACTACCGCATCCACGGCCCCACCTTCCTCATCGAATTCGACAACACCCAAAACGGCGGAAATCATATTCACTCGGTTGTCAGGGATTTGGAAAGTGATTTTGGGGAGGATATGTTGCGCAGGCATTACGAGAAGGCGCATTGA